A part of Aegilops tauschii subsp. strangulata cultivar AL8/78 chromosome 2, Aet v6.0, whole genome shotgun sequence genomic DNA contains:
- the LOC109740923 gene encoding leucine-rich repeat extensin-like protein 6, with protein MPATASPPPLLLAAALLLSAALLCSACPVPLPKQTADNSPRLQRAYVALQALKRAITDDPKNLTGNWCGPDVCAYFGVFCAPSLDDPCARAVAGVDLNHGDLAGTLPFELGHLTDLAVLHLNSNRFAGGLPDSLPKLSLLHELDVSNNLLSGGFPQHILCLPNVKYVDIRFNNLCGPVPPAIFDKKIDALFINDNHFDFELPENFGNSPASVIVLANLRLRGCIPASVGRMGATLNELVMLNSGIRSCIPPEIGWLRELTVLDVSFNQLQGTLPESMAGMHALEQLDVAHNELAGHIPEGICALPRLANFTYSYNYFCGEPERCMALRRNDDRQNCIAGRPDQRPADQCLAFLHRPPVHCDGHGCLAQH; from the coding sequence ATGCCGGCCACCGCCTCGCCGCCACCGCTgctcctcgccgccgcgctcctccTCTCCGCCGCGTTGCTCTGCTCGGCCTGCCCCGTGCCGCTGCCGAAGCAGACGGCCGACAACAGCCCGCGGCTGCAGCGCGCGTACGTGGCGCTGCAGGCCCTCAAGCGCGCCATCACCGACGACCCCAAGAACCTGACGGGCAACTGGTGCGGCCCGGACGTGTGCGCCTACTTCGGCGTCTTCTGCGCGCCGTCCCTTGACGACCCGTGCGCGCGCGCCGTGGCCGGCGTCGACCTCAATCACGGCGACCTCGCCGGCACGCTGCCGTTCGAGCTCGGCCACCTCACTGACCTCGCCGTCCTCCACCTCAACTCCAACCGCTTCGCAGGGGGGCTCCCGGACTCCCTCCCCAAGCTCTCCCTCCTCCACGAGCTGGACGTCAGCAACAACCTCCTCTCCGGCGGCTTCCCGCAGCACATCCTCTGCCTCCCCAACGTCAAGTACGTGGACATCAGGTTCAACAACCTGTGCGGCCCCGTGCCCCCGGCCATCTTCGACAAGAAGATCGACGCGCTCTTCATCAACGACAACCACTTCGACTTCGAGCTGCCGGAGAACTTTGGCAACTCCCCCGCCTCGGTCATCGTGCTCGCCAACCTCCGCCTCCGTGGCTGCATCCCCGCCAGCGTGGGGCGCATGGGGGCCACGCTCAACGAGCTCGTCATGCTCAACTCCGGCATCCGGTCCTGCATCCCGCCGGAGATCGGGTGGCTGCGCGAGCTCACCGTGCTGGACGTGAGCTTCAACCAGCTCCAGGGCACACTGCCGGAGTCCATGGCGGGGATGCACGCGCTGGAGCAGCTCGACGTCGCGCACAACGAGCTCGCCGGGCACATCCCGGAGGGCATCTGCGCGCTGCCGCGGCTGGCCAACTTCACCTACTCGTACAACTACTTCTGCGGCGAGCCGGAGCGGTGCATGGCGCTCCGGCGCAACGACGACCGGCAGAACTGCATCGCCGGCCGCCCGGACCAGCGGCCGGCGGACCAGTGCCTCGCGTTCCTACACCGCCCGCCGGTGCACTGCGACGGGCACGGCTGCCTGGCGCAGCACTAG
- the LOC109740920 gene encoding septin and tuftelin-interacting protein 1 homolog 1 — protein MEEDAEGMDRLDMDGDFVGGRFGRDGEFYYQSRRERAPQTREDALYGVFGEGDSDYDSEEDEASRRRRRRKRRRDDAEPDLTRPVQFVSKGISAPKPEEEGEEQQRPGLGQAASSSGTAAAAASEEDAEEDQEPYMDLPTGFGQRIAEGARARREEKERQQESAKRRRSAFGAGFEPGKPAPPPGSLESNTKVAKMMAMMGYKRGEGLGKNAQGITAPVETTLRPKNAGLGSVEGFKEPKAFTPKENLPPPPPPPPAKKEKQRWSKKASLKKDQVLTKNELLARRAEQEQDEQPAFVQKVIDMRGPQARVLTDLKGLSTEHEMEANDVPMPELQYNVRLLVDETEADIVRLDGQLRREQEKVASLVREKEKVAKQEALQKRQLQVMETIADVLEKVRVDDTAGLLTLGGLLKTFQELKVRYEEEFKICSVAWVACRFAHPLLIRVFQGWQPLQNPLFGLEVMSSWKDLLQGDQPYDFSDATESMAPYAQLVSEVILPAVRISGTNSWKARDPEPMLRFLESWERLLPPIVLHSILEHVIMPKLTAAVESWDPRSENVPIHVWVHPWLPTLGQRIETLCHSIRYKLSSVLQLWQAHDSSAYAVLSPWKGVFDPASWEDLIVRYIIPKLKMALQEFQINPASQKFDQFNWVMIWASAVPVHHMVHMLEVDFFSKWQLVLYHWLSSPNPDFNEIMNWYKGWRGLFPPELLANERIRMLLTAGLEMMNQAAEGHELVQPGARENVGFLRATEKRQFDAAQQASQYPSYHAVPGAAMGDMSFKESIQAYAADQGLLFMPRVNKFYNGMPVYEFGTVSICIDSVKRLLYAQLQEGTERWSSVSLTQLLEMNRMARPR, from the coding sequence ATGGAGGAGGACGCCGAGGGCATGGACCGCCTCGACATGGACGGCGACTTCGTGGGCGGCCGCTTCGGCCGCGACGGGGAGTTCTACTACCAGAGCCGCCGCGAGCGGGCGCCCCAGACCCGCGAGGACGCGCTCTACGGCGTCTTCGGCGAGGGGGACTCCGACTACGACTCCGAGGAGGACGAGGCgtcgcgccggcgccggcgccgcaaGCGCCGCAGGGACGACGCCGAGCCCGACCTCACCAGGCCCGTGCAGTTCGTCTCCAAGGGCATCAGTGCCCCAAAgccagaggaggagggggaggagcagCAGAGGCCTGGACTTGGCCAGGCCGCATCCTCCTCGGgcaccgctgccgccgccgcctccgagGAGGATGCAGAGGAGGACCAGGAGCCATACATGGACCTGCCCACGGGATTTGGGCAGCGAATCGCCGAGGGTGCACGTGCGAGGCGGGAGGAGAAGGAGCGGCAGCAGGAGTCGGCCAAGCGCCGGCGCAGTGCATTCGGGGCAGGGTTTGAACCTGGAAAACCGGCGCCGCCACCTGGAAGCCTGGAGTCCAACACGAAGGTGGCTAAGATGATGGCTATGATGGGGTACAAGAGAGGAGAAGGTCTCGGCAAGAATGCTCAGGGAATCACTGCACCAGTGGAGACCACCTTGCGCCCCAAGAACGCCGGACTCGGCAGCGTCGAGGGGTTTAAGGAGCCCAAAGCTTTCACTCCCAAGGAGAACTTGCCACCCCCACCTCCCCCACCGCCTGCCAAGAAGGAAAAGCAACGgtggtccaagaaggccagcttGAAGAAGGATCAGGTCTTGACTAAGAATGAGCTGTTGGCAAGGCGCGCTGAGCAGGAACAGGATGAGCAGCCCGCATTTGTCCAAAAGGTGATTGACATGCGAGGGCCTCAGGCTCGTGTGTTGACAGACTTGAAGGGGCTCAGTACTGAACATGAGATGGAGGCAAATGATGTGCCGATGCCGGAGTTGCAGTACAATGTGCGGCTGCTTGTTGATGAGACTGAGGCTGATATTGTCAGGTTGGATGGGCAGCTGCGGCGGGAGCAGGAGAAGGTGGCTAGTTTGGTGCGGGAGAAGGAGAAAGTAGCAAAGCAGGAGGCTTTGCAGAAACGCCAGCTGCAAGTTATGGAGACAATTGCAGATGTGCTGGAGAAGGTCCGGGTTGATGACACCGCTGGTTTGCTCACTCTGGGGGGGTTGCTTAAGACCTTCCAGGAATTGAAGGTGCGCTATGAGGAGGAGTTCAAAATTTGCAGTGTTGCATGGGTTGCTTGCCGATTTGCGCATCCACTACTTATCCGGGTATTTCAGGGGTGGCAGCCTCTGCAGAATCCATTGTTTGGCTTGGAGGTCATGTCATCGTGGAAGGATTTGCTGCAGGGAGACCAGCCATATGATTTCTCAGATGCTACTGAATCAATGGCTCCATATGCACAGCTGGTCAGTGAGGTCATCCTACCAGCTGTGCGGATATCAGGAACTAATTCATGGAAGGCTAGGGATCCAGAACCAATGCTCCGTTTTCTTGAGTCATGGGAACGGTTGCTGCCCCCTATCGTGCTCCATTCAATATTGGAGCATGTAATAATGCCAAAGCTCACAGCTGCAGTCGAATCTTGGGACCCGAGGAGCGAGAATGTGCCAATCCATGTATGGGTACACCCATGGTTGCCAACTCTAGGGCAAAGGATAGAGACATTGTGTCACTCTATCCGGTACAAGCTGAGTAGTGTCCTCCAATTATGGCAAGCTCACGATTCATCAGCTTATGCTGTGCTATCTCCATGGAAGGGTGTATTTGATCCAGCAAGTTGGGAAGACTTGATAGTGCGTTATATCATTCCTAAGCTGAAAATGGCACTCCAGGAGTTTCAGATTAACCCAGCAAGCCAGAAGTTTGACCAGTTTAACTGGGTTATGATCTGGGCTTCTGCTGTCCCGGTACACCATATGGTTCATATGTTGGAAGTTGATTTCTTTAGCAAGTGGCAGCTGGTTTTGTACCATTGGTTGAGTTCACCAAATCCTGATTTCAATGAGATAATGAATTGGTACAAGGGCTGGAGGGGCCTTTTCCCACCAGAGTTACTTGCCAATGAACGCATACGGATGCTTCTAACGGCTGGTCTTGAGATGATGAACCAAGCTGCTGAAGGACATGAGTTGGTGCAGCCAGGGGCTAGGGAGAATGTTGGCTTCTTGAGAGCAACAGAGAAGCGGCAATTTGATGCAGCACAGCAAGCATCGCAGTACCCATCTTACCATGCTGTACCAGGAGCAGCCATGGGAGATATGAGCTTCAAGGAGTCTATTCAGGCATATGCGGCTGACCAAGGTTTGTTGTTTATGCCTAGAGTTAACAAATTCTATAACGGCATGCCAGTGTACGAATTTGGCACTGTGAGCATTTGCATAGACTCTGTCAAGCGACTACTCTATGCGCAACTTCAAGAGGGAACCGAAAGATGGAGTTCTGTGTCTCTTACACAACTGCTGGAAATGAACCGGATGGCAAGACCACGTTAG